In Erpetoichthys calabaricus chromosome 4, fErpCal1.3, whole genome shotgun sequence, one genomic interval encodes:
- the LOC114650604 gene encoding P2Y purinoceptor 2-like, which yields MDPVTNPFVNVSSMNQSSLYKCDLNENFKYILLPTCYGIVFVIGLILNAFALFIFTFRMKQWTCSTIYMFNLSISDTLYVISLPFLIYYYANENNWPFGDAMCRIIRFLFYNNLYCSILFLSCISIHRFLGICFPIRSLEWLNVRRARICSVLIWIIVVSCQAPIFYFSQTYNNNGNVLCYDTTPPQLFPQFLVYSSIISVMLFCLPILTVIVCYCLMTKQLMQASAEGTASSRIKKKSIRMIVIVLLVFILCFLPFHITRTIYYIFRQLNVECNMLAASNIAYKVTRPLASANSCLDPILYFLSGQNFRKVFVSASKKKNNTSKLSSCNTTFSKV from the coding sequence ATGGATCCAGTAACCAATCCCTTTGTAAATGTTTCAAGTATGAACCAAAGCAGCCTGTACAAATGTGACTTAAATGAGAACTTTAAGTACATTTTACTGCCAACCTGTTATGGGATTGTCTTTGTTATTGGGCTGATCCTTAATGCTTTTGCCCTTTTCATCTTCACCTTTCGCATGAAACAATGGACCTGCAGCACTATTTACATGTTTAATCTGTCCATCTCTGACACCTTGTATGTCATCAGCCTGCCATTTCTCATATACTACTATGCCAACGAAAATAACTGGCCTTTTGGTGATGCCATGTGCAGAATCATTAGATTCCTTTTTTATAACAACCTCTACTGCAGTATCCTCTTTCTTTCCTGCATCAGCATTCACCGTTTTTTGGGCATCTGTTTTCCAATACGATCCTTGGAATGGCTTAATGTGCGCCGTGCCCGCATATGTTCTGTGCTCATCTGGATCATTGTTGTGTCTTGCCAAGCTCCCATCTTTTATTTCTCCCAAACATATAACAACAACGGCAATGTCCTCTGCTATGACACAACACCCCCTCAATTGTTTCCCCAGTTTCTGGTTTACAGCTCCATAATATCTGTGATGCTCTtctgtttgcccatcctgactgTCATTGTCTGTTATTGCCTAATGACCAAGCAGCTTATGCAGGCTAGTGCTGAAGGCACCGCCTCTTCCCGGATTAAGAAAAAATCAATCAGGATGATTGTGATTGTCCTACTTGTTTTCATCCtctgctttttgccttttcacaTCACTCGGACCATTTATTACATCTTCAGGCAGCTCAATGTGGAATGCAACATGCTGGCAGCTTCAAACATTGCTTATAAAGTGACCAGGCCTCTGGCCAGTGCTAACAGCTGTTTAGATcccattttgtactttttgtcaGGACAGAATTTCCGCAAAGTGTTTGTCTCTGcctccaaaaagaaaaacaatacttcaAAATTAAGCTCCTGCAATACTACTTTTTCCAAAGTGTGA